One window of Legionella pneumophila subsp. pneumophila str. Philadelphia 1 genomic DNA carries:
- a CDS encoding alpha-amylase family protein: protein MGYHFLTEGNGIIACYDMYPTQFHSIKDMINYLPVLKQMGFNALWINPMQMPGDISGFFKTDKNNGVKTGNEVTRSLYAMSHPLLFNPQFSLGSPEDPMGTTQRLNSEALQLFTQNARNLGIVPMFDLVLNHVAIDSPLCQDKPHWFKGVHEDFKDVRGFNYDDESIRKEIITEFWQPYIKRYMIEYGFDGVRVDAVGYVHPAVRSEIYAYIHSLAAEYGKPKPVILDEALFSKRPLADEVNYLKLPGIGPTHITTEAYNVEFDLASADLPYEITLEEQLKASVVFQQKDGTWRENTKGGCINFCGNHDYRSLAMTILFQMAKKRLESDAFYNDLMSSYQDLYFKFNAEQEKPHELKEPLKTTLLYSYVDQIKKELEDNKDETTQEFKTLVLEKLALSALTASGGWFLLSGDETCDITAKTVFQRKGAVDKSYYPQREHRIFSEKPVIAHKILEKMAEENFFIENSENKWMQELYRSLSSFPEMQKRLLVSHIDNIKHQINAGIDHVQEKFSRLLASENLNIGFTSQDFLENPRTHENGWLGLQNNFLFIKQLNTLLKRLPASLPGFSSELVRLPEKPHLIIIVRKNGNELNAPIDVVVVNLEQEKRQTLTKEDFQLIAKNYCNQYFSKNRPSVCDSLREKLYSHVLKSAVNNRVHTDTSIKLNGIHLFEFKETSLNTFFTIEKEKNYSHGNEDNTALTGNTISH from the coding sequence ATGGGATATCATTTTTTAACAGAAGGAAATGGGATTATTGCATGTTATGACATGTACCCAACTCAGTTTCATTCTATTAAGGACATGATTAATTATTTGCCTGTCTTAAAGCAGATGGGGTTTAATGCCTTATGGATTAATCCCATGCAAATGCCCGGTGACATTAGCGGCTTTTTTAAAACGGATAAAAATAATGGTGTAAAAACAGGAAATGAGGTCACTAGAAGCTTATATGCCATGAGTCACCCGTTATTATTTAATCCTCAATTCAGTTTGGGCTCCCCTGAAGACCCCATGGGGACAACCCAACGATTAAACTCAGAAGCTTTACAGTTATTCACTCAAAATGCAAGGAACCTCGGAATAGTTCCAATGTTTGATCTGGTTTTAAATCATGTCGCCATTGATTCTCCCTTGTGTCAGGATAAGCCTCATTGGTTCAAAGGAGTTCATGAAGACTTCAAAGATGTTCGCGGCTTCAATTACGATGATGAAAGCATAAGAAAAGAAATAATAACCGAATTTTGGCAACCTTATATCAAACGTTACATGATCGAGTACGGTTTTGATGGTGTTCGAGTCGATGCTGTAGGTTATGTACATCCTGCAGTAAGAAGTGAAATATATGCCTATATTCACTCTCTTGCTGCTGAATATGGTAAACCAAAGCCGGTTATCCTTGATGAAGCTTTATTTAGTAAACGACCACTTGCGGATGAAGTAAATTATTTGAAATTACCCGGCATAGGCCCAACTCACATCACTACAGAAGCTTATAATGTTGAATTTGATCTTGCCAGCGCTGATCTGCCTTATGAAATAACATTGGAAGAGCAGTTAAAGGCGAGTGTAGTCTTCCAACAAAAAGATGGAACATGGCGTGAAAACACGAAGGGGGGCTGCATTAATTTTTGTGGGAATCATGACTATCGCTCATTGGCGATGACTATTTTATTTCAAATGGCCAAAAAAAGACTGGAATCTGACGCTTTTTATAATGACTTAATGTCTTCCTATCAAGACTTGTACTTTAAGTTTAACGCCGAGCAAGAAAAACCACATGAACTCAAGGAGCCTTTGAAAACAACCTTACTTTACTCTTATGTTGATCAAATCAAAAAGGAGTTGGAAGATAATAAAGATGAAACAACACAAGAATTTAAAACTCTGGTATTAGAAAAACTGGCTTTATCCGCTCTTACAGCCAGTGGCGGATGGTTTTTATTATCTGGTGATGAAACATGCGATATCACTGCAAAAACAGTATTTCAGAGAAAAGGTGCTGTTGATAAATCTTATTACCCACAACGTGAACATCGTATTTTTAGTGAAAAACCAGTTATTGCTCACAAAATTTTAGAAAAAATGGCAGAAGAGAATTTCTTCATAGAAAACTCGGAAAATAAGTGGATGCAGGAACTTTACAGAAGTTTATCAAGTTTTCCTGAAATGCAAAAACGTCTTTTAGTATCTCATATTGATAATATTAAACACCAAATAAATGCCGGCATAGATCATGTACAAGAAAAATTTTCCAGGCTACTTGCCAGTGAAAATTTAAATATAGGTTTCACATCTCAAGATTTTTTAGAGAATCCAAGAACCCACGAAAATGGATGGCTTGGATTACAGAATAATTTTCTATTTATCAAACAATTAAATACATTATTAAAAAGACTACCTGCATCACTACCCGGATTCTCCAGTGAGTTGGTTCGACTCCCTGAAAAACCGCATCTCATTATTATCGTAAGAAAAAATGGTAATGAATTAAATGCTCCAATTGATGTTGTTGTTGTTAACCTTGAACAGGAAAAACGACAAACATTAACTAAAGAAGATTTTCAATTAATTGCCAAAAACTATTGTAATCAATATTTTTCTAAAAATAGACCGAGTGTTTGCGATAGTTTACGCGAAAAATTATATTCCCATGTTTTAAAATCTGCTGTAAATAATCGA
- a CDS encoding lpg1667 family Dot/Icm T4SS effector: MEYKEVTPMIRFFIICFIFLVSHLAYANPYWDRYKVPRDSHYPNLKFHYINPDSLKIVQENSGIDVLRIQTDWFEETDSYQVGTVIIESSGTPALLSRSIHKPKWGSYLGVLKSRFGGDTVYYDAIGTGKEYRKLARAINLRFPVPSHDMIFELYAENPQTGLMEKVVEKNIIASELTRDNRHFNDLEVRQLLPAVKTPSLRVNIYAEGYTQSEKMKFWNRAIKTVQALQSQQFPGIDYMDFYAVFNPSHKRLGVAEDLGLPVPEFDSFLGLYYPYWDNFGRWYHIVYPTRENKFRQGLASAPYDYPIVLVNNSQYWGVGNYKSHTAIPADNSTYFTYILIHELGHFFGLNEEYEGGGRTELEFAPEMKEPWSQNITFLTTPSYSGLKWNELVNPQMSIPTPYSDWQSTPPQYGAYRGGYGDSPSHQGASHKPGLNCIMESHASFCDICQKGIMDVIRFDLGT; the protein is encoded by the coding sequence CTGGAATACAAGGAGGTCACACCCATGATAAGATTTTTTATCATTTGCTTTATTTTTTTGGTTTCCCATCTGGCATACGCCAATCCCTATTGGGACCGCTATAAAGTGCCCAGAGACAGTCATTACCCAAATTTAAAGTTTCATTACATCAATCCTGATTCTTTGAAGATTGTGCAGGAAAATTCAGGGATTGATGTATTAAGAATCCAAACCGATTGGTTTGAAGAAACAGATTCTTATCAGGTTGGTACAGTAATAATAGAGTCCTCTGGAACACCGGCATTATTATCACGAAGTATTCACAAACCCAAATGGGGGAGTTATTTGGGAGTTTTAAAAAGCAGATTCGGTGGTGATACGGTCTATTATGATGCGATTGGTACTGGTAAGGAATATCGCAAGCTGGCACGTGCTATTAATTTGCGTTTCCCCGTACCCTCCCATGATATGATCTTTGAACTTTATGCAGAAAACCCGCAAACAGGTTTAATGGAAAAGGTTGTTGAGAAAAATATCATTGCTAGTGAATTAACAAGAGATAATCGTCATTTCAATGATTTGGAAGTGAGGCAACTATTACCCGCAGTGAAAACTCCCTCTTTAAGAGTGAATATATATGCTGAAGGGTATACTCAAAGTGAGAAGATGAAATTTTGGAATCGAGCGATTAAAACTGTGCAGGCATTACAAAGTCAACAGTTTCCTGGTATCGATTATATGGATTTTTATGCAGTCTTTAATCCATCTCATAAGCGTTTGGGAGTCGCTGAAGACTTAGGTTTACCAGTACCAGAATTTGATTCTTTTCTGGGTTTATATTATCCATACTGGGATAATTTTGGACGATGGTATCATATAGTATATCCTACACGAGAAAACAAGTTTCGTCAGGGATTGGCGTCAGCACCTTACGATTATCCAATAGTATTAGTTAATAATAGTCAGTACTGGGGTGTAGGTAATTACAAATCACACACAGCAATACCTGCTGATAATTCAACTTATTTTACCTACATTCTGATACATGAATTGGGTCATTTTTTTGGACTCAATGAAGAATATGAAGGTGGTGGACGGACTGAGTTGGAATTTGCCCCTGAGATGAAGGAACCGTGGTCACAAAACATCACTTTTCTGACTACTCCAAGCTATTCCGGATTAAAATGGAATGAGTTAGTCAATCCACAAATGTCTATTCCTACCCCCTATAGTGACTGGCAGTCAACCCCTCCGCAATATGGGGCATATCGTGGCGGCTATGGAGATTCACCATCTCATCAGGGTGCAAGTCATAAACCAGGCTTGAATTGTATTATGGAATCTCACGCATCATTTTGCGATATTTGTCAAAAAGGAATTATGGATGTAATTCGTTTCGATTTGGGAACCTAA
- a CDS encoding alpha-amylase gives MAESKLEIVNKTEREESVILDGNGILRCYNMFPTQFGSIEEMIDYLPQLQAMGFNAVWINPVQTAGDVQGLFKRDKTIGVRAYNEVTRSLYAMTDCDLISPYFNPLPPNVDPKLKKQLDMEAMQKFTSEARNNGLVPMFDLVLNHVAADSRHRKEHPEWFQKDVHPDFKDAIAFDYSDPQIRDEIIEQFWKPYIYKYMIDYGFEGVRIDAVGYLNPELRKQIYAYIYDLAEQFNKPKPVILDELLFSGSQKLTDVVDGLLLPEKGPTHITRGTYYAQRDGYGGLPGWCKEEEGVKAQVVFLDKQKKLHPHAKGGCIAFSGNHDHNSLAMTILEEMAEHRLANHHTLHGAQEKFKHERSYDYDEALESVLRYSFVKDIQNEILSGNESTIKEVETRMREKIAFCALTSSGGWYALSGDETGDLLAKPVFRRVHALDQTYYAQRTHIIFDKKYPDNKVAMEVLTEMAIENIQKEKAGSIYNSLQHDKQSQERLLVPYLETLQNQINCGDTVVCKAFQEKLAQKNITIGFTDENYSPDPRTPQNGWNGQHDMRKFMFEINSILSSLPSSNMGFWSEVIPIQSKPGLLAVVRKNGLGLSSDTDIAIVNMDPSQKVELTRDDIHQLACNFQKRVIPEYTYYNDGKDKQYNWHTNNPDFNMAYHTVMSCIEAKRIHVDDSIKTNFPVHSANPYGMFSKKQSSKMNIAKIAKMSGEDTTLIEKGTNDTEGIIHDDEQIQPTITVENKK, from the coding sequence ATGGCAGAATCAAAATTAGAGATAGTCAATAAAACAGAACGTGAAGAAAGTGTAATCCTGGATGGTAATGGGATTTTACGCTGTTATAACATGTTTCCTACTCAATTTGGAAGCATAGAGGAAATGATTGACTATCTTCCTCAATTACAGGCCATGGGATTTAATGCTGTATGGATAAATCCTGTACAAACAGCAGGGGATGTTCAGGGTTTATTTAAGCGTGATAAGACAATTGGCGTCAGAGCTTATAATGAGGTGACAAGAAGTCTATATGCTATGACAGATTGTGATTTGATAAGTCCTTATTTTAACCCGCTCCCTCCCAATGTTGATCCTAAGTTGAAAAAGCAGCTGGATATGGAAGCAATGCAGAAGTTCACATCAGAAGCCCGCAATAATGGTTTGGTACCGATGTTTGATTTGGTTTTAAATCACGTTGCCGCCGATTCACGGCATAGAAAAGAACATCCTGAATGGTTTCAAAAGGATGTCCATCCTGATTTTAAGGATGCTATCGCGTTTGACTACAGTGACCCTCAAATCCGAGATGAAATTATTGAACAATTTTGGAAGCCTTATATTTATAAGTACATGATTGATTATGGCTTTGAGGGTGTTCGCATTGATGCTGTAGGCTATTTAAATCCAGAATTACGCAAACAAATTTATGCTTATATTTATGATCTTGCAGAGCAGTTTAATAAACCTAAACCCGTTATATTGGATGAACTTCTTTTCAGTGGGAGTCAGAAGCTTACCGATGTGGTTGATGGTTTGTTGCTTCCAGAAAAAGGGCCAACCCATATTACTCGCGGTACCTATTATGCGCAAAGAGATGGTTATGGTGGTTTACCCGGATGGTGTAAGGAGGAGGAGGGAGTTAAGGCTCAAGTAGTATTCCTGGATAAACAAAAGAAATTGCATCCCCATGCCAAAGGCGGATGTATTGCTTTCTCCGGTAATCATGATCATAACTCCTTAGCCATGACAATATTGGAAGAAATGGCAGAACATCGTTTGGCAAATCATCACACTTTGCACGGTGCGCAAGAAAAATTTAAACATGAAAGGAGCTATGATTATGACGAAGCTTTAGAGTCAGTCCTGCGCTATTCTTTTGTGAAAGATATTCAAAATGAGATTCTAAGCGGTAATGAATCAACAATCAAAGAAGTAGAAACAAGAATGCGTGAAAAAATAGCTTTCTGTGCTTTAACATCAAGCGGCGGGTGGTATGCTCTATCAGGTGATGAAACAGGTGATTTATTGGCAAAACCTGTATTCAGAAGGGTTCACGCTCTGGACCAAACCTATTATGCACAACGTACTCATATAATCTTTGATAAAAAATATCCCGACAACAAAGTAGCTATGGAGGTATTAACCGAAATGGCTATAGAGAATATCCAAAAAGAAAAAGCTGGAAGCATCTATAACAGTTTACAGCATGATAAACAATCGCAAGAGCGATTGCTCGTTCCTTATCTGGAGACTTTGCAAAATCAAATTAATTGTGGCGATACAGTTGTTTGCAAAGCATTCCAAGAAAAACTCGCCCAGAAAAATATAACGATTGGTTTTACAGACGAAAATTATAGTCCGGATCCCAGAACACCTCAAAATGGTTGGAACGGCCAACATGATATGAGGAAATTTATGTTTGAAATCAATAGTATATTAAGTTCCTTGCCGAGTTCCAATATGGGGTTTTGGAGTGAAGTTATCCCAATCCAGTCAAAACCAGGGTTGCTTGCAGTAGTACGTAAAAATGGGCTAGGCTTAAGTTCTGATACTGATATTGCGATCGTTAATATGGATCCAAGTCAAAAAGTCGAGTTAACCAGAGACGATATTCATCAATTAGCCTGTAATTTCCAGAAACGAGTAATTCCTGAATATACTTATTACAATGATGGTAAAGACAAACAGTATAATTGGCATACAAATAATCCTGATTTTAATATGGCTTATCATACAGTGATGTCGTGTATCGAAGCCAAAAGGATACATGTTGATGATTCGATTAAAACTAATTTCCCTGTTCATTCAGCAAATCCCTATGGCATGTTTAGCAAAAAGCAATCATCGAAAATGAATATAGCCAAGATAGCAAAAATGTCTGGGGAAGATACCACTTTAATTGAAAAAGGTACTAATGATACTGAGGGTATCATACACGATGATGAGCAAATTCAACCCACTATAACTGTAGAAAACAAAAAATAA
- a CDS encoding lpg1670 family Dot/Icm T4SS effector, with translation MGSSYNDWLKSSYSELKKINIIENLIKENNFARAKMLLNNLDLTTLIKYTELSKTITDFCEEAEQADIWRTHLQNFNEEHFSFEEYPPLTVSQLVKGIYFYGQAAECREEEGKPFGDNELEFLKKSAYQHCFYAYNSLSTWAYEKYKMGLNDYSLLTLHYAQKACQYHWTPGYLLFYKTCLNLAILSNAPSLSYQEALEALLIARKLSEHQYSISAINNAYFGKGLIHGNKTQIESWDKAISETIAKGKIPSTLLNKIYDKASEKAKGILDEFTVEVKDMPEEEKLENEVAPTLSI, from the coding sequence ATGGGTAGCTCCTATAATGATTGGCTGAAATCGTCATATAGCGAATTAAAGAAAATAAACATCATCGAAAATCTGATAAAAGAAAACAATTTTGCCAGGGCAAAAATGCTCTTAAATAATCTTGATCTCACTACCCTCATTAAATACACCGAATTAAGTAAAACAATTACAGATTTTTGTGAAGAAGCAGAGCAAGCTGATATTTGGCGGACTCATCTGCAAAATTTTAATGAAGAACATTTTTCATTTGAAGAATACCCGCCACTCACAGTGTCCCAATTAGTAAAAGGGATCTATTTTTATGGACAAGCAGCTGAATGCCGGGAAGAAGAAGGTAAACCATTTGGTGATAATGAATTGGAGTTTCTTAAAAAGAGCGCTTATCAACACTGTTTTTATGCTTATAACTCTTTATCAACCTGGGCTTATGAAAAATACAAAATGGGTTTGAATGATTATTCTTTGTTAACCTTGCACTATGCTCAAAAGGCCTGTCAATATCATTGGACTCCAGGATATTTATTATTTTATAAGACTTGTTTAAATTTAGCCATTTTATCGAACGCCCCTTCTTTATCTTACCAGGAGGCATTAGAAGCGCTCTTGATTGCCCGAAAGTTATCTGAGCACCAATATTCTATAAGTGCTATCAATAATGCCTACTTTGGCAAGGGCCTGATTCATGGCAATAAAACGCAGATAGAGTCTTGGGATAAAGCAATATCAGAAACTATTGCCAAAGGCAAAATCCCCTCTACTCTGCTTAATAAAATTTACGATAAAGCATCTGAAAAAGCCAAAGGGATATTGGATGAGTTCACAGTCGAAGTAAAAGATATGCCAGAAGAAGAAAAATTGGAAAATGAAGTAGCTCCTACTTTGTCTATTTAA
- a CDS encoding protein-glutamine glutaminase family protein, whose protein sequence is MKKIAIILSLFPFLICCGLANATASQKRLPGESYQDAVKRIINNKPQNELKMLIARGTPYSKKVSLQKIDYSTVPKVSSYDEMTNMFNLIRDTRFLYSPDKPDFQRRISWLYPDDGCFARAALSRIKLDSEHFVIPAKIFVFGDLEMQTPYSSEGTVSWWYHVSAVVNYMGTIYVLDPAAKPEGPMLIDDWYNKIGIMDKMEAVVCNPYTYDPFDRCYDATNKTDNKALNDQLKYLDKEWVRIESLGFDPSVLLGDNPPWIGDMRNSTLLSYKS, encoded by the coding sequence ATGAAAAAAATAGCTATTATTTTATCATTATTTCCTTTTTTGATTTGTTGCGGCTTGGCAAACGCAACTGCCTCACAAAAACGGCTTCCAGGAGAATCTTATCAGGATGCAGTGAAGCGTATCATAAATAACAAACCACAAAATGAACTGAAGATGTTAATTGCCAGGGGAACTCCTTATTCAAAGAAAGTCTCTTTACAGAAAATAGATTACTCAACCGTGCCAAAGGTTAGCAGTTATGACGAGATGACTAACATGTTTAACCTGATACGAGACACTCGTTTTTTGTATTCACCTGATAAACCTGATTTTCAAAGAAGAATCAGTTGGCTTTATCCTGATGATGGTTGCTTTGCCAGAGCAGCACTGTCCAGAATTAAACTGGATAGTGAACATTTTGTTATTCCAGCAAAAATTTTTGTTTTTGGTGATTTGGAAATGCAAACACCATACTCTTCTGAGGGAACAGTAAGTTGGTGGTATCATGTGTCAGCTGTTGTCAACTACATGGGTACCATTTATGTGCTCGATCCCGCTGCCAAACCAGAAGGTCCAATGTTGATTGATGATTGGTATAACAAAATTGGGATAATGGATAAAATGGAGGCGGTAGTTTGCAATCCCTATACCTACGATCCTTTTGATCGTTGCTATGATGCAACAAATAAAACAGATAACAAAGCGTTAAATGATCAATTGAAATATTTGGATAAAGAGTGGGTTAGAATCGAATCATTAGGTTTTGATCCGTCTGTTTTATTAGGTGATAATCCTCCATGGATAGGTGACATGCGTAATTCTACTCTTTTGTCTTATAAATCATGA